The following is a genomic window from Amycolatopsis australiensis.
GGGTTTCGTCGAACCAGGCGCGGTACCGCTCGGGGCGCTGCAGGGAGTAGAAGGAGCCGTTGATTTCGACGGCGTTCATCCGCCGCGAGAGGTATTCGAGTTCCCGCCGCTGCGCGAGCCCGGGCGGATAGAACACCCCGCGCCACGGCGGATAGCGCCACCCAGAAGTCCCGATCCGGATTTCGGCGATCGTCCTCACCGCCTTCCCGCGAAAGGTGATGCCCGCCGGCGGCGGCCTCCAAACGCGACGCCGCCACGGCGATCCGGACGAGTGGACCAAAGGACGGGACAGCCGACCCAATCTGGCGGACGCTCGTCTGACGGGTCCTTTGGAGCGTTTGCTCATGGCACCTCCGAGGCGGGTCCGAGGACGGGCGATGACCGGCGGGCTGGGTTGGGGCCCGCGCGGTGTTGTGGGCTGGGGTGCTGGAGAGGATGCGCCGCGCGGGGCGGGCGGGTGCGGGTTGGCCGCCGGTCTGGCGGCTTTGGCCGCGCAGGGATCGGCGGTGCGGGGTGGTCGCCGCCTTGGCGGCGGTGGCCGCGCGGGATCCGCGGTGCGCGGGTTGGGGGGGTGCGGGTTGGCCGCCGGCCTGGCGGTGGGTCGGCGCGGGATCGGCGGCGCGGGTTCCGTTGGCGTGGTTCTGCCGCGAAGGTGGTGCGGGTCTGGCGGCGGTGGGCGCGCGGGGTTCGCGGTGCGGGTTGGGGGGTGCGGGTTGGCCGCCGGCCTGGCGGTGGGTCGGCGCGGGATCGGCGGCGCGGGTTCCGTTGGCGTGGTTCTGCCGCGAAGGTGGTGCGGGTCTGGCGGCGGTGGGCGCGCGGGGTTCGCGGTGTGGGGTGGTCGGGTGCGGTCTGGCAGCGGTGGCCGCGCGGGGTTCGCCGTGCGAGGTGGTCGGGTGCGGGTTTGGCCGCTGGCCTGGCGGCGGTGGCCGTGCAGGGCCCGCCGTGCGGGTGGGCGGATGCGGGTTGGCCACCGACCTCGCGGCGGTGGCCGCGCAGGATCCGCCGTGCGGGGTGGCTGGGTGCGGGTTGGCCACCGCCCTCGCGGCGAATGCCGCGCAGGAGCCGCGGCGCGGATCGGCTCGCTGCGATCCGCCATTCCCCGCCGACCTCCCCCCAACCGCCCCCCCGGCCCCGCCCACACAACCTCACGCCCAGGAAAACCGCCAAAGCCGCGACTGAACCAACCCCGACGCGTACTCCCGCAGATTCCCGGGCTGCCCAGCAAAAGTCGGCAGGCTGAACGCGCGATGCTCCGCTGCCACCGTCAACGCCCGCGCCTGATTGCGCGGCGGGGCCGCCACCGACAGCTCCAGCGTGTCGAACCCCAGCACCACCAGCGTTGCGCCGAAGCGGTCCTCCCAGCTGCGCAGCACCGCCGACAGCTCCGCCACCTGGTCCGTGCACTTGATCATCCCCGTCCAGCCGAGCAGGGCCGGGATGTCCGCCGGCCGCTCGGTCTGGACCAGTCCCAGCCGGTGCGGGGCGCGCGTTGCCAGGATCGAGCCCGTGTTGCCCGCCTCCGCCAGCGGGTCCGACCTGCGGGGGCTGCGCTTCGCCAGCCCCGGGAACCGGGCGCCGAACGGGCGCAGGCAGGCGCCGTCGCAGCACGAGCCGTCCCACCAGCGGGCCAATGCTCCCGCCGCGTCGGCCGTTGCCACGCGGTGGCCTGCCGGGGCCAGCCTGCCGCGGTCGTCGATCCAGTCCTCGCCGTTCGCCGCGAAGCGCTGGTCGTGCGGGATCAGCACCGGCCACAGTCCCGACCGCTCGAACTCGGCCACGCAGCCGAGGTAACGCTCGGGCCGGGTCAGCGGCAGGTCGGACACCCACAGCCGGCCGTGCCACGACCCCGGTGGCAGGGTCTGGACCGGCGGCGCGGGCGTACCGGGGCGGAGCGGTGCGATCGTCATGGACGTCCCCTCGAACTTGTGTTCGGCTGGTGCATGTCGAACAGTAGTTCGAGGGTCCGACAATTTCCAGCGATTCGCCCGCTCATCCGTTCGAGTGAATCAACAAATTCGCAGGTCAGCGCACCGGAGAAAACTCCTGGGACGCAAGTTGCTCCTGTGACGATTCGCTAGGCCGAAGGAGTCAACGCGGCAACAGCCGTCCTCGGACGAACAGGCCGACGCACGTCACGGCGGCCAGGAAGCACACCAGGGCGCCGAGGGTGGCGAACACGGCCAGCCCGTCGAACGGCGCGTCGTCGCCTCGGGTGGCGAGGAAGGCCACGGCGCCCGCGGTCACCGCCAGGCACAGGCCGGCGAGCGCGAGCAGCAGGCCGCCTCGCTCGCGCTGCCACTCGTCCCCGGTCCGGCGCTCGGCGGCCGGGCACCGGGCGAGCACGACCCGGCCGAGCCCGGCGTGGTCTCGGGTCAGGCCGTCGAACCGCACCCGGCCGCCACCCTCGAACCGCAGCTCGGCGCGGTAGCCCGAGCCCAGCTGCCGCGACAGGCCGGTTTCGATGCCGCGCGTGACGATGGTGATCCGGGTGACCTTGTCCCACGACCACCCGGAGATCTCGCGCCGGCTCGCGTGCACGAGCCCGTGCTCGCGCACCTCGAAGTATTCGGTCGAGCCGCCGCGGACCAGCGCCACGACCTGCCGGGCGCCGATGACCAGGCCGACCAGCGTGATCCCGAGGACCACGCCGACGAGCCTGGCGTGGGCGCGGGAACCGTCGGAGCCGCCGGACAGTGCCCACCAGCCGAGCGCGCCGGTCAGGGCCGCGATCGTCAGCGACCAGGCCGCGTTGGGGACGCGCCGGGCGTTGTCGACGCGGTGGGTGGTGAGCACGGGTCCGAGATCGGCGAACGCATCGGTCATGCGGCGAGCAAATCACCGCCGACGCCGTGGGACAGCGGCAAAAACGCCGCCGTGACGGCGACATCAGAGCTCGCGCGCTCTTCGCGGGAACCGGCTAGAGCGGCCGGAGCAGGTCGTCCGCGTCGACGATGTGGTACGCGTACCCCTGCTCGGCCAGGAACCGCTGCCGGTGCGCCGCGTACTCCGTGTCGACCGTGTCCCGCGACACGATCGAGTAGAAGTGCGCCTGCCGTCCGTCGCCCTTGGGACGCAGGAGCCGCCCGAGGCGCTGGGCCTCCTCCTGCCGCGAGCCGAACGTGCCCGAGATCTGGATCGCCACCGACGCCTCGGGCAGGTCGATCGAGAAGTTCGCCACCTTGGACACCACGAGCGTCCGGATTTCGCCGCGGCGGAAGCGGTCGAACAGCTCCTCGCGCTCCTTGTTGCGCGTCGCGCCCTGGATCACCGGCGCGTCCAGTTCGTCGCCCAGCATCTCCAGCTGGTCGAGGTACGCGCCGATCACCAGCGTCGGCTCGCCCGCGTGACGCTCCACAATGGACTTGATCACGGGGGTCTTCGTCTGCGCCGTCGCCGCCAGCTTGTACCGCTCGTCCGCCTCGGCCGTCGCGTACTCGAGCCGTTCCGCGTCGGTCAGCGTCACGCGGACCTCGGTGCACTGCGCCGGCGCGATCCAGCCCTGCGCCTCGATGTCGCGCCACGGCACGTCGTAGCGCTTCGGCCCGATCAGGGAGAAGACGTCGCCCTCCCGTCCGTCCTCGCGCACCAGCGTGGCGGTGAGCCCCAGCCGCCGCCGCGACTGCAGGTCCGCCGTCATCCGGAACACCGGCGCGGGCAGCAGGTGCACCTCGTCGTAGACGACCAGGCCCCAGTCGCGCGAGTCGAACAGCTCCAGGTGCTTGTACTCGCCCTTGGTCTTGCGCGTGATCACCTGGTAGGTCGCGATGGTGACCGGCCGGATCTCCTTCTTCTCCCCGGAGTACTCGCCGATCTCCTCCTCGGTCAGCGACGTCCGCGCCACCAGCTCGCGCTTCCACTGCCGCCCGGCGACCGTGTTCGTCACCAGGATCAGTGTCGTCGCCGCCGCCTTGGCCATCGCCGCCGCGCCGACCATCGTCTTGCCCGCGCCGCACGGCAGCACGACGACGCCGGAGCCACCCGCCCAGAACGCCTCCGCGGCCTGCCGCTGGTAGTCGCGCAGCTGCCAGTCCGTCTCATCCAGCGCGATCGGGTGCGCCTCGCCGTCGACGTAGCCGGCGAGGTCTTCGGCGGGCCAGCCGACCTTCAGCAGCGCCTGCTTGAGCCGTCCGCGTTCCGACGGGTGCACGACGACGGTGTCCTCGTCGATCCGCGCGCCGAGCATCGGGCTGATCTTCTTGTTCCGGACGACCTCGGCCAGCACCGCGCGGTCGGTGGTCGACATCACCAGCCCGTGCGCCGGGTGGTTGGCGATCTGCAGCCGCCCGAACCGGCCCATCACGTCGACGACGTCGATCAGCAGCGGCTGCGGCACCGGGAAGCGCGAGTACGTCGTCAGCGCGTCGACGACCTGCTCGGCGTCGTGGCCCGCGGCGCGCGCGTTCCACAAGGCCAGCGGCGTGATCCGGTAGGTGTGCACGTGCTCCGGCGCCCGTTCGAGCTCGGCGAACGGCGCGATGGCGATCCGCGCGTCGTCGGCCTGGGGGTGGTCGACCTCCAGGAGCACGGTCTTGTCGGACTGGACGATCAGCGGGCCATCGGTCACAACTACTGTTATACGTGGCTCGCTCCGGTCCGCCGGTGGGACGGGGTGCCGAGGGGACCACTGGAGGGCACGTTGAGCACACCACCGACCGACGACAACCCGTTCCGGACCCCGGACTACGCGACGGCCCCCGCGCCGATGCCGCCCCCGGCGATGGCCCCGGCACCGGGCTACCGGCCGATCCCGCACTGGTTCACGACGAAGGTCCGGATCACCCTCGCCGCCTGCGTCGTGCTGGCGCTGGGCCTCGGCGCGCTCGGCGCGCTGGGCATCGCCCGGCTCGGCCGCAGCGGCACGCCGTCCTCCGGCGACTGCCTGTACCTGACGCGCGAATCCGGCGGCAAGCTCGCCTACCACCGGGTCTCCTGCGGTTCGGGCAACGCGACCTACAAGGTCGACGACAGCCACCGCGGGACGTCCCGGTGCGCTTCCGGCGACTACGTGCGGTTCCAGATCTCCGGCAGCGGCTCCGGCGCGCAGACGCTCTGCCTGGCCCTCAACGTCAGCACCGGCGACTGCTTGCGTGACGTCGACGACCAGGCCACGGTGGCCAAGGTCGCCTGCACCGACCCGGCGGCGAAGGAACGCGCGGAGGTCATCGCCGGCTACCGCGGCGAAGACTCCTGCGCGGACGCCGACCACGTGCTGAGCTACCCCGGACCGCCGCGGCGGACGGTGTGCCTCGCGCCGCCGGGCGAGAACATCTAGCCGAACCACCGCGCCAGGTCCGCGGGGCCGGCGGCGTACCCGTCCGGCCGGACCAGCAGCAGCCGGCCGCGGTACTCCGCGTCCGCGGTGGCCGCGCGCACGACGTCGACCTGCCCGGTGAAGCCGCCGGGCAGCGGGTGGTCGCGAGGTCGAGCAGCAGCCCGCGGCCGCCGTGCAGCAGCGTCGAAAGCCGGGTGGGGCCGTCCGCCGTCGTCAGGTCGAGGTCCGGGACGCGCCGCGCGCCCGGGTACTCCAACGCGAGCCCGGACAGCAGGCCGCTGAAGTAGCGGTTGCCGTCCGCGGTCCGCATCAGGTCGATGACGATCTCGCGCAGCGCCTCGACGTTCTCGCCGCGGCCCGGCGCCGTGAACACGCGCTGGGCCGCCGTGTGCCGCAGGACCCGCTCGGCGGCCGGGTGGCGCTCGTCGTGGTAGCTGTCGAGCAGGCCGCCGGGCGCGGTGCCGCGGACCGTCGCCGCGAGCTTCCAGCCGAGGTTCATCGCGTCCTGGACGCCCAGATTGCGCCCTTGGCCGCCGAGCGGAGGGTGGATGTGCGCGGCGTCACCGGCGAACAGGACCCGCCCGTGCCGGTAGCGCTCCAGCTGCCGCGTCGCGTCGTTGAACCGCGAAGCGCCGTACACCTCTCCCAAACGCGTTTCGGGGCCGTACAGGGCTGTCAGCGCTTCGGACACTTCGCTGTCCGACACCGGTGCGTCGCGGCCCGGCTGCGTCGTCGTGGAGCCGAACACGAAGCGGTGGGCGCCGTCGCCGAGTGGCGTGAGCATCGACCAGTCGCCGTTCGCCTGCCGAGCCAGCGCGCCCGGAGCCCGTCGACCGTGACGCCGTCCGCGCCGGCTTCGGCCGCACGCACCTCGTGGCCGCGCCGCAGCACCGCGCCGTGCTTGACCGCGTGATCCGCGAGCAGCGCCTCGACGTCGTCCTGCGTGCGGTTGCGGACGCGGGGGTGCCGGGTCCGCCAGACGCTGGGGTCCAGGGCGACCGGCAGGCCGGCGAAGTGCCCGCTCGGGCCGTCCAGCTCCACGTCCGCGGGTTTCAGGCCGCGCAGGTCGAGCAGCTCCGCGGTGCGCGGCTGGAGGCCGACGGGCCGGGGCAGGCCCGGGCCGTCCCGGCGGTTGAGCACCGTCACTTCGACCCCGGCCACGGCGAGTTCGCCGGCGAGCAGCAGCCCGGTGGGCCCGGCTCCGGCGATCAGGACGTCGGTCATCGCACTCCTGAAGTAGACTGAGTGCGAAACTAGACCAAGTGCAAATTTGCGGCCGGCTAATTACCGGCCCGGTCGGGGAGCAGCGCCTGGACGTCGAGACGCGTCCCGAGTAGCCCGGAGTTGTGCATGAGGTCGGCGACGCGCTGCAGGCGGATGCCGTTGAGCGACGCGGGGTACGAGCCGAGCGAGATCAGCGCGGCCGTCGTCGTGTCGATGTCCGAGAACTTCGGCAGCGCGTCGCGGACGACCGCCGGATCGGTGGCGCTCTGCTGCGCCGCGCCGAGCGCCGTGCGGAACGCGGCGAGCGTGCGCGGGTTGGCCTGGGCGAACAGCTTGGCCGACGCGTACGCCGACAGCGGGAAGTCGAGCGTCGCGCCGCGGGCGCCGTCGGCGAGGATGTGGGCGCCGAGGTCCTTTTCAGCGCGGGTGATGTACGGCTCGACCATCAGCGCCGCGTCCGCGTCGCCCGCCTGCAGCGCCTCCGGCATGCGGTCGAAGGCGACCTGCTTGAACTTGATCTTCGTGACGTCGACGCCCGCGGTGCCGAGCACCGAGCGCGCGGCCAGCGCGCCGACGTCGTCGAGCATGTTCACCGCGATCTCGGGCGACTTCTTCGCCGTCGGCACGGTGTAGTCGGAACCGGGCAGGGTGACCAGCGCCATCGTGTCGGGGCCGGACGTGTACGCCTCGCCCTGCAGCTGCAGGGCCGTCCCGCCGGCCGCGGCGCGGAAGATCGCGATGTCGGAACCGAAGGTGACGTCGAGGTCACCCGCGGCCACCTTGGCCAGCCCGTCGCCGGTGCCGAGCTCGACGAGCTGCACGTTCAGCCCGGCGGCGCCGAACTTCCCGGCGGCGACGGCGATCCGCAGCGGGGCCGTGTCGATGGCGTTGCCGACGCCGACACGGAGGGTGGTCCGTTCCAGCGGCGGTGGCGGGCTCGGTGAACCGGACGCGAACACGCTGCAGCCCGCGGTCGCCAGCAGCGCCGCTACCAGCGGAATCGTCAGTCCGCGTCTGATCATGAACCTTCACCTACCGCGAGAATCTGGTTCTCGTGCTGGATCGTATGGTCCGGGACCCATACGATCGCGGGCAGGGCCGGATCGTGCCAGCGCGGCTTTCGGATCTCCATCGGGCGGGCTACCGTTCAGTAGGTTCGAGTTTGTCAGATCCGCGGGTTCCCGCCCGCGGTGGAAAAGGAAACCAGGTGACCCGTCGCGACAAGCGTCCCCGCAAGGGCGGCGACGCGGCGGATCCACGTGCGGCCGGTGGCCGGTGGCGCCTGCGGAACTGGCGTCTCGGCACGAAGCTCTTCGCCGTCCTCCTCATCCCCGCGCTCGCCGTGATCGCGCTCGTCGGCCTGCGGATCAGCTCGGATCTGCGCGAGGCGCAGCAGCTCGCCGAGTTCGCCACCCGCGGCCGCGTCGACAGCACGGTCGCCGAAGCGATCCACGAGCTGCAGCGCGAGCGTGACCTCACAGTCCGCTTCGTCGCCCAGAACCGCCAAGGCGACACCGCCGACCTGACCACCCAGCGCAAACGCGTCGACCAGGCCATCGGGACGTTCGAACGGACGCTCGCCGACAGCAAGCCCCGGCTCGACACCAAGGCCGCGGAAAGCCTGCAGCAGACCGACGACCGGCTGCGCGTGCTCGGTGGCCTCCGGTTCTCCGCCGAGCATTCGGCGTTCCCCGCCGACGCCGTCCTGCGCTCCTACAGCGAGCTGATCTCCGGCCTGCTCGACATCAGCGACTCGGCCGCCGCCGACGTCTCGGACCCGGAGCTGGCGCGGATGCGCCTGGCGGGCAACGCGCTGGCCAGGGTCAAGGACCAGATGTCGGTCAAGCGCGCGGTGCTGGCCGAGGCGCTCGCCGCGGGCGGCCTCGACCGCGACCGCACGCGCGCGCTGCTCGGTGCCGAAGCCGAGCTGGCCGCCGCGCGCAACGACTACCGCACGTTCGCCACCCCCGAGCAGCAGCGGATGTTCGACGACACGGTGATCGGGCTGGTCGTCGACATCGGCAACAACATGGTCGAGTCCGCGCTCACCCGCACCGAGAACGGCCAGAACCTGTCGGGCCTCGACCCGAACCAGTGGGACGTCTCGGCGACGCACACGGTGAACCTCGCCCACCAGGTGCAGCAGGCCCTGCTGGTCCAGTTGCAGGAACGCACGGACGCGCTGGCGGCACAGGCCCGCACGGCCGCCATCTGGGACGGCGGGGTCGTGCTCGGCGTCCTGCTCGTCGCCGGCGTGCTCTCGGTCGTGATCGCGCGGTCCCTGTTGCGCCCCTTGCGGATCCTGCGCCGGACCGCGCTCGAGGTGGCCGAGCACCGGCTGCCCGCGGCCGTGCAGAACCTGCTCACCGATCCCGAGCCCGCGCCGGAGAACCTGCGCAACCGGCTCGCCGTCGCGCCCGTGCCGGTGTTCACGCGCGAGGAAGTCGGCCAGGTGGCGCGCGCGTTCGACGCGGTGCACGGCGAAGCGGTCCGGCTGGCCGGCGAGCAGGCGATGCTGCGCGAGAACGTCAACGCGATGTTCGTCAACCTTTCCCAGCGCAGCCAGGACCTCGTCGAGCGGCAGCTGTCGGTGCTCGACCGGATGGAAGCCGACGAGCAGGACCCGGACACCCTCGCCGGGCTGTTCGAACTCGACCACCTCGCGACGCGGATGCGGCGCAACAGCGAAAACCTGCTCGTGCTGTCGGGCCACGACTCGGCGCGGGAGGACGCGGGCGCGGTCTCGGCCGACGAGATCATCGGTGCCGCGCTCTCCGAGGTCGAGCACTACCAGCGGGTCGAGCTGGGGCCGGCGCCGCAGGTCGCGGTGCGCGGGGAAGCCGTCAACGACCTCGTGCACGTCATCTCGGAGCTGCTGGAGAACGCGACGCGCTACTCCGGCGACGAGCCGGTCACCGTGGCGAGCGCCGAAACCCACGACGGCGACTGGCAGATCGAGATCATCGACCGCGGCGCCGGCATGCCGCAGGCCGAGATCGACCGGACCAACGCCCGGCTCGCGCACCCGCCGGACGTCGACGTCGAGGTCTCGCGGCGGATGGGCCTGTTCGTCGTCGCGACGCTGGCCACGCGCCACCGCATCGACGTCAGCCTGAGCGCGGGCCGCGACGGCGGCCTGGTGGCCACCGTGCTCGTGCCGGCCGCGCTGATCGTCGAACTGCCGCCGATGCCCGCGCCGCCGCCCGCCGAGCCGCCCGCGGCGCCCGAGCCGGAGCTGCTGGCGCCGCTGGCCCCGCTCACGCCGCCGGAACCCGAGCCGGAACCGGAGGAGCTGACCCCGCCGTCGATCGAGGCGGGCCCGCCGCGCCGGGCGCCGGTGGTGGCGCGCGAGCAGGCCCCGGCGTGGCCGTCCGCCGACGACGAGTCCCACCACCTCGACCTCGACGCGCCGACCGAGCAGATGCCCGCCTACCGCGACGTCCTGTCGCGCTGGTTCGACGCGGCCGCCGCGCCCGAACCGCCGCGCAAGCCCGTGGCCCCGCAGCCGGTCGCCGAAGAGCGGCTCCCGCCCGCACCCCAGCCGCGGCACGCGCTGGCCGCGTCCCCGCCGCCTTCCCGGGAAGCGGCCGTCGCGGCCGAGCCGAACCCGGACGACGAGGACACCGATCCGCAGTTCCCGCCCGTCTCGCCGCCGCCCGCGATCGAGCCCGACTACCAGTGGCCGACCCCCGCCCAGCTGGAGCAGGAAGACGGCGCCGAGGACACCTGGCCCTTCCTGCAACCACTGGATTCGGCGACCGGCCCCGCCGCGGTGCCGGAGCAGCGGCCGAT
Proteins encoded in this region:
- a CDS encoding DUF4253 domain-containing protein, whose amino-acid sequence is MTIAPLRPGTPAPPVQTLPPGSWHGRLWVSDLPLTRPERYLGCVAEFERSGLWPVLIPHDQRFAANGEDWIDDRGRLAPAGHRVATADAAGALARWWDGSCCDGACLRPFGARFPGLAKRSPRRSDPLAEAGNTGSILATRAPHRLGLVQTERPADIPALLGWTGMIKCTDQVAELSAVLRSWEDRFGATLVVLGFDTLELSVAAPPRNQARALTVAAEHRAFSLPTFAGQPGNLREYASGLVQSRLWRFSWA
- a CDS encoding DNA repair helicase XPB translates to MTDGPLIVQSDKTVLLEVDHPQADDARIAIAPFAELERAPEHVHTYRITPLALWNARAAGHDAEQVVDALTTYSRFPVPQPLLIDVVDVMGRFGRLQIANHPAHGLVMSTTDRAVLAEVVRNKKISPMLGARIDEDTVVVHPSERGRLKQALLKVGWPAEDLAGYVDGEAHPIALDETDWQLRDYQRQAAEAFWAGGSGVVVLPCGAGKTMVGAAAMAKAAATTLILVTNTVAGRQWKRELVARTSLTEEEIGEYSGEKKEIRPVTIATYQVITRKTKGEYKHLELFDSRDWGLVVYDEVHLLPAPVFRMTADLQSRRRLGLTATLVREDGREGDVFSLIGPKRYDVPWRDIEAQGWIAPAQCTEVRVTLTDAERLEYATAEADERYKLAATAQTKTPVIKSIVERHAGEPTLVIGAYLDQLEMLGDELDAPVIQGATRNKEREELFDRFRRGEIRTLVVSKVANFSIDLPEASVAIQISGTFGSRQEEAQRLGRLLRPKGDGRQAHFYSIVSRDTVDTEYAAHRQRFLAEQGYAYHIVDADDLLRPL
- a CDS encoding LppU/SCO3897 family protein; the encoded protein is MSTPPTDDNPFRTPDYATAPAPMPPPAMAPAPGYRPIPHWFTTKVRITLAACVVLALGLGALGALGIARLGRSGTPSSGDCLYLTRESGGKLAYHRVSCGSGNATYKVDDSHRGTSRCASGDYVRFQISGSGSGAQTLCLALNVSTGDCLRDVDDQATVAKVACTDPAAKERAEVIAGYRGEDSCADADHVLSYPGPPRRTVCLAPPGENI
- a CDS encoding FAD-dependent monooxygenase, with amino-acid sequence MLTPLGDGAHRFVFGSTTTQPGRDAPVSDSEVSEALTALYGPETRLGEVYGASRFNDATRQLERYRHGRVLFAGDAAHIHPPLGGQGRNLGVQDAMNLGWKLAATVRGTAPGGLLDSYHDERHPAAERVLRHTAAQRVFTAPGRGENVEALREIVIDLMRTADGNRYFSGLLSGLALEYPGARRVPDLDLTTADGPTRLSTLLHGGRGLLLDLATTRCPAASPGRSTSCARPPRTRSTAAGCCWSGRTGTPPAPRTWRGGSARCSRPAARGTPSAAAVRGSSARGRRPRRSLRRGSRR
- a CDS encoding FAD-dependent monooxygenase, which gives rise to MTDVLIAGAGPTGLLLAGELAVAGVEVTVLNRRDGPGLPRPVGLQPRTAELLDLRGLKPADVELDGPSGHFAGLPVALDPSVWRTRHPRVRNRTQDDVEALLADHAVKHGAVLRRGHEVRAAEAGADGVTVDGLRARWLGRRTATGRCSRHSATAPTASCSAPRRRSRAATHRCRTAKCPKR
- a CDS encoding ABC transporter substrate-binding protein; protein product: MIRRGLTIPLVAALLATAGCSVFASGSPSPPPPLERTTLRVGVGNAIDTAPLRIAVAAGKFGAAGLNVQLVELGTGDGLAKVAAGDLDVTFGSDIAIFRAAAGGTALQLQGEAYTSGPDTMALVTLPGSDYTVPTAKKSPEIAVNMLDDVGALAARSVLGTAGVDVTKIKFKQVAFDRMPEALQAGDADAALMVEPYITRAEKDLGAHILADGARGATLDFPLSAYASAKLFAQANPRTLAAFRTALGAAQQSATDPAVVRDALPKFSDIDTTTAALISLGSYPASLNGIRLQRVADLMHNSGLLGTRLDVQALLPDRAGN
- a CDS encoding sensor histidine kinase — protein: MTRRDKRPRKGGDAADPRAAGGRWRLRNWRLGTKLFAVLLIPALAVIALVGLRISSDLREAQQLAEFATRGRVDSTVAEAIHELQRERDLTVRFVAQNRQGDTADLTTQRKRVDQAIGTFERTLADSKPRLDTKAAESLQQTDDRLRVLGGLRFSAEHSAFPADAVLRSYSELISGLLDISDSAAADVSDPELARMRLAGNALARVKDQMSVKRAVLAEALAAGGLDRDRTRALLGAEAELAAARNDYRTFATPEQQRMFDDTVIGLVVDIGNNMVESALTRTENGQNLSGLDPNQWDVSATHTVNLAHQVQQALLVQLQERTDALAAQARTAAIWDGGVVLGVLLVAGVLSVVIARSLLRPLRILRRTALEVAEHRLPAAVQNLLTDPEPAPENLRNRLAVAPVPVFTREEVGQVARAFDAVHGEAVRLAGEQAMLRENVNAMFVNLSQRSQDLVERQLSVLDRMEADEQDPDTLAGLFELDHLATRMRRNSENLLVLSGHDSAREDAGAVSADEIIGAALSEVEHYQRVELGPAPQVAVRGEAVNDLVHVISELLENATRYSGDEPVTVASAETHDGDWQIEIIDRGAGMPQAEIDRTNARLAHPPDVDVEVSRRMGLFVVATLATRHRIDVSLSAGRDGGLVATVLVPAALIVELPPMPAPPPAEPPAAPEPELLAPLAPLTPPEPEPEPEELTPPSIEAGPPRRAPVVAREQAPAWPSADDESHHLDLDAPTEQMPAYRDVLSRWFDAAAAPEPPRKPVAPQPVAEERLPPAPQPRHALAASPPPSREAAVAAEPNPDDEDTDPQFPPVSPPPAIEPDYQWPTPAQLEQEDGAEDTWPFLQPLDSATGPAAVPEQRPILSLSPEAVRERMTSLQGGFRRGRHARGDDTRNQ